The Pseudomonadota bacterium genome includes a window with the following:
- a CDS encoding leucyl aminopeptidase yields MTSTSPRPTRSSSATSSAVSLSRPCAIPSRPAITSWPVTPRTGSSPTRATPSDGSRIPEPAARISRPPRGARRARDTPKPFWRKSFMKFIVTASLEAEALDGWVVPFHEGEFAGPGASIDARFGGVMSAAFESKEFEGKASSTLWIRPYGEGAAVRRLIAVGLGKRARATADRIGRAFAVGVNALRDAGCRRVGLLLPESDDVALLAQRVTEAVMVGAHQFTKYKSVGDDAPKAVADVVIQAPDSARDAVKRGALIAGAVNFCRDVANEPPQIATPAHVASIAEGLAGDRLEVGVLDERILAEMGMNAILAVGQGSANPPRIVTLHYKGAGADAPLYAVVGKGVTFDSGGLSIKPAGSMEDMKFDKCGACAVLGVMKAVSDLGLAVNVLGVLGLAENLPGPTAYRPGDIVRAGSGKTIEVLNTDAEGRVVLADALYHAGSFRPVEMVDLATLTGACVVALGDVCAAVLGNDPDIIDALRASGERTGERVWELPLWPEYDEKVKSDVADVKNIGERAGGMSVAGTIAGASFLKMFVPDSCKWGHLDIAGMANGGKKPYRSAGATGYGVRLVVDWLSSKAQP; encoded by the coding sequence ATGACCTCGACGTCGCCAAGGCCAACACGATCTTCGAGCGCCACATCGTCGGCGGTGAGCCTGTCGAGGCCTTGCGCTATACCGTCGCGCCCGGCGATCACAAGCTGGCCCGTGACGCCGAGAACCGGGTCATCGCCGACCCGTGCCACCCCCAGCGACGGCTCCAGGATTCCTGAGCCGGCCGCGAGAATATCCCGCCCGCCGCGTGGGGCGCGTCGCGCCAGAGACACGCCGAAACCCTTCTGGAGGAAGTCGTTCATGAAGTTCATCGTCACAGCGTCGCTGGAAGCCGAAGCCCTCGACGGGTGGGTCGTTCCTTTTCACGAGGGCGAGTTCGCCGGGCCCGGGGCGTCGATCGACGCGCGTTTCGGCGGGGTGATGTCAGCGGCCTTCGAGAGCAAGGAGTTCGAGGGGAAGGCCTCCAGCACGCTCTGGATCCGTCCCTACGGCGAAGGCGCCGCGGTACGTCGTCTCATTGCGGTGGGCCTGGGCAAGCGCGCGCGCGCCACCGCCGATCGCATCGGCCGCGCGTTCGCGGTGGGTGTGAACGCCCTGCGTGATGCGGGCTGTCGGCGCGTGGGCCTGCTGCTGCCGGAGAGCGATGACGTGGCGTTGCTTGCGCAGCGCGTCACCGAGGCCGTGATGGTGGGCGCGCATCAGTTCACGAAGTACAAGTCGGTGGGCGACGATGCGCCCAAGGCCGTGGCCGACGTGGTCATCCAGGCGCCGGACTCCGCACGTGACGCCGTGAAGCGGGGCGCGCTCATCGCGGGCGCGGTGAACTTCTGTCGTGACGTGGCCAACGAGCCTCCCCAGATTGCTACGCCCGCGCATGTGGCCAGCATTGCCGAGGGCCTGGCAGGCGACCGCCTGGAGGTCGGGGTTCTCGACGAGCGCATCCTCGCGGAGATGGGCATGAACGCCATCCTCGCGGTGGGGCAGGGGAGTGCGAACCCGCCGCGCATCGTCACCCTGCACTACAAGGGAGCCGGTGCGGATGCGCCCCTCTACGCGGTGGTGGGCAAGGGCGTCACCTTCGATAGCGGGGGGCTCTCGATCAAGCCCGCGGGCTCGATGGAAGACATGAAGTTCGACAAGTGCGGCGCCTGCGCCGTGCTCGGGGTGATGAAGGCCGTGTCTGATCTCGGTCTCGCGGTCAATGTGCTCGGTGTGCTGGGTCTGGCCGAGAACCTGCCCGGCCCCACGGCCTACCGTCCGGGTGACATCGTCCGTGCGGGCAGCGGCAAGACCATCGAGGTGCTCAACACCGACGCCGAGGGACGCGTGGTCCTGGCCGATGCGCTCTACCACGCGGGCAGCTTCCGACCCGTCGAGATGGTCGACCTGGCAACACTCACCGGCGCGTGCGTCGTTGCGCTCGGAGACGTGTGCGCGGCGGTGCTCGGCAATGATCCGGACATCATTGACGCCCTGCGCGCCAGTGGCGAGCGCACGGGTGAGCGGGTGTGGGAGCTTCCGCTGTGGCCGGAGTACGACGAGAAGGTGAAGAGCGACGTCGCCGACGTGAAGAACATCGGCGAGCGCGCGGGGGGCATGAGCGTAGCGGGAACGATTGCAGGCGCGTCCTTCCTCAAGATGTTCGTTCCCGATTCGTGCAAGTGGGGCCATCTCGACATCGCGGGCATGGCCAACGGCGGCAAGAAGCCGTATCGTTCCGCGGGTGCGACGGGGTATGGGGTGCGCCTCGTCGTTGACTGGCTCTCGTCGAAGGCGCAGCCCTGA